In Actinomycetota bacterium, the genomic window GCTCCCGGCGAAGTCGGCCCCGGGTACCGTGTGCTTGGGTCTGCGCAGCCCCATCGTCGGCCGTGCGATGTAGGGCCTGCCCGTCACCGCGTACCACTCGGCCGGATTCACCGACGACGCACGGACGCGCACCAGCACACCGTCGTCGGTGAGGGCGGGCTGGGCGATGTCTTGGAGCTCGAGCACATCGGGTGATCCGAACCGGTGGTAGACGGTCGCCTTCACGGTGCCCTCCTCCCCGCGCCAGCCATGGACTGGCTTCTGGGGCGGCTCCGCGGAGCGGGCTTCTCGCCCCAGCTCATCTATCACGCCTACCACGCCCTGGACAGCCGCATCCTGGGGTTCGATCGACGAGGGTGGCGCGGGCACGCAGGTTGCCCAAAGGGTCTGTACTAGCATCACGCCACCAGCGAGGACGTGAGGAGCAGCACCGTGACGACCAGCAGTTGGACACCTGCGACGCACGGCCACGGCCAGTACGCCGAGGTCAACGGCATCAACCTCTACTTCGAGACCCACGGGGCCGGGCGGCCGTTGATCCTGCTGCACGGCGGGCTCGGGTCCGGCGAGATGTTCGGACCGGTCCTGCCCACGCTGGCCGAACGCCACCAGGTCATCGCCGTCGACCTGCAGGGCCACGGCCGCACCGCCGACATCGACCGACCGCTCGATGTCCGGCTCATGGCCGATGACGTCGCGGCGCTCATCGACCACCTCGAGCTGGACAAGCCGGACCTGGTGGGCTACTCCCTCGGCGGCTGGGTGGCGCTCCACACCGCGGCCAAGTACCCGGCCAAGGTCGGTCGGCTCGTGGCGGCCTCAGCCAACATCCGCCCCGACGCGATCTATCCGGAGATGCGCGTCCAGCAGGGCCAGGTGAACGCGGCCGCCGCCGAATTCATGACCGACACCCCGATGTACCAGCTCTACCAGCGGGTTGCGCCACGCCCCGAGGACTTCCCCCGGCTGCTGGACAAGATTGGTGAGGCGATGGCCAAGGACTTCGACTTCACCGAGGAGGTCCGGGGGCTCCAGGTGCCGACGCTGATCGTTGCCGCCGACGCCGACATGGCCCCGCCGAGCCACTACGTCGAGATCTTCAACCTGCTCGACGGCGGGCTCCGCGACGGTGGCTGGATGGGGGAGGGCCGTCCGAAGGGCGGTCACGCGCTGGCGATCCTGCCCGGCCTGACCCACTACAACCTCGACGACTCGCCGCTGTTCGCGGCGGTCGTCCTCGCATTCCTCGACGAGCAGGCGGGCTGAGCGGGCCGGGTCGCCCGGCCCCCCTACCCTCATGGGTGAGGCAGGAGGGCACGGGACAT contains:
- a CDS encoding alpha/beta hydrolase; translated protein: MTTSSWTPATHGHGQYAEVNGINLYFETHGAGRPLILLHGGLGSGEMFGPVLPTLAERHQVIAVDLQGHGRTADIDRPLDVRLMADDVAALIDHLELDKPDLVGYSLGGWVALHTAAKYPAKVGRLVAASANIRPDAIYPEMRVQQGQVNAAAAEFMTDTPMYQLYQRVAPRPEDFPRLLDKIGEAMAKDFDFTEEVRGLQVPTLIVAADADMAPPSHYVEIFNLLDGGLRDGGWMGEGRPKGGHALAILPGLTHYNLDDSPLFAAVVLAFLDEQAG